The proteins below are encoded in one region of Phyllopteryx taeniolatus isolate TA_2022b chromosome 11, UOR_Ptae_1.2, whole genome shotgun sequence:
- the oit3 gene encoding oncoprotein-induced transcript 3 protein isoform X1, whose protein sequence is MMQYHFRNMMLFWLNVLLREAFQVTAVTLDPCSAYNSLNEPWRNTEYHINQSGVTLCDSHMSGEWYRFTGMAGDAMPTFCISENHCGTHAPIWLNGSHPQPQEGIVTLPVCASFGDDCCHWNARVDVKACTGGYFVYRLPRPSVCFHVYCGHFYDICDDVPCAGSICPESECRCAPGTVLGPDGQTCLDVNECEKANGGCAEVCVNTKGSRRCECGPGRVLDEAGLNCREMAGCHVNNGGCSHGCSSLHDSYRCHCPRGLQLSYDLHTCQVPVECNPGSIIVSVPKDIVGGLDLFLSNSSCRGISNGTHINLNFSLKTCGTAVEVTDDKIVATNLVTGLPRANPGSSNDLIVRTSKLMLPITCEFPREYQVSDGYQASQHSSALELAGHSEGVFPFSLELFKNSEFSEPYRTPPHLSLHDSLFFGVEPKERVEGLSALVESCFATPGPKADQALKYYLIKDGCISDETVTQHSSKDQLSKHYQVPVFKFIGKENRQVFLHCQVLVCGVGGSRCALPCRGRVRRGAPSQEQHTLSGGPIFILPEPSSQTDSNSRDVLQSETFN, encoded by the exons CCCTGGACCCATGTTCTGCCTACAACAGCCTGAATGAACCATGGAGGAACACAGAGTATCACATCAACCAGTCCGGAGTGACTCTCTGCGATAGCCACATGTCCGGGGAGTGGTATCGCTTCACAGGAATGGCGGGGGACGCCATGCCCACCTTCTGCATCTCTGAGAACCACTGCGGCACCCACGCTCCTATCTGGCTCAATGGCAGCCACCCTCAGCCACAGGAAGGCATCGTCACTCTGCCAGTGTGCGCCAGTTTTGGGGACGACTGCTGCCACTGGAATGCCAGAGTGGACGTGAAGGCCTGCACTGGGGGTTACTTTGTGTATCGCCTGCCCAGACCTTCAGTTTGCTTCCATGTCTATTGTGGTC ATTTCTATGACATCTGTGATGACGTTCCATGTGCCGGTTCAATATGTCCTGAGTCGGAATGTCGCTGTGCTCCTGGAACAGTTCTGGGTCCAGACGGACAAACGTGCCTGG ATGTGAACGAGTGTGAGAAGGCCAATGGTGGCTGTGCAGAGGTCTGCGTCAACACCAAAGGATCCAGACGGTGTGAGTGCGGTCCGGGTCGAGTGCTGGATGAGGCCGGGCTCAACTGTCGAG AGATGGCAGGCTGCCATGTAAACAATGGAGGCTGCAGCCATGGCTGCTCGTCACTGCACGACTCCTACCGGTGTCACTGTCCTCGAGGACTGCAACTGAGCTATGACTTACATACATGTCAGg TGCCAGTCGAGTGCAATCCCGGCTCCATCATAGTGTCAGTACCAAAGGACATTGTTGGAGGATTGGACCTCTTTCTTTCCAACTCATCATGTCGGGGTATCTCTAATGGCACACATATCAACCTGAACTTCAGTCTCAAGACATGTGGCACTGCTGTAGAG GTGACAGATGACAAGATAGTGGCAACCAACCTGGTGACAGGTCTTCCCAGGGCCAACCCGGGTAGCAGCAATGACCTGATAGTACGCACCAGTAAGTTAATGTTGCCAATCACCTGTGAGTTTCCCAGGGAGTACCAAGTGTCTGATGGATACCAGGCAAGTCAGCACAGCTCAGCCTTGGAGCTGGCCGGCCACAGCGAGGGAGTCTTCCCCTTCTCGCTGGAGCTCTTCAAGAACTCTGAGTTCTCGGAGCCTTACCGCACGCCGCCTCATCTGAGCCTTCACGACTCCCTCTTCTTCGGGGTTGAGCCCAAAGAGAGAGTGGAGGGCCTTTCTGCCCTGGTAGAGAGCTGCTTTGCAACACCAGGGCCCAAAGCTGACCAGGCCCTAAAATATTACCTCATCAAAGATGG ATGTATTTCGGATGAAACAGTTACTCAGCACTCATCCAAGGACCAACTCTCCAAGCACTACCAGGTCCCTGTCTTCAAGTTCATTGGCAAGGAGAACCGG CAGGTCTTCCTCCACTGCCAGGTGTTGGTATGCGGCGTGGGAGGGTCTCGTTGCGCTCTGCCTTGTCGGGGACGTGTCCGTCGTGGCGCCCCATCTCAGGAGCAGCACACATTGAGCGGGGGCCCCATCTTCATCCTGCCCGAGCCGAGCAGCCAGACGGATTCAAATTCAAGAGATGTGTTGCAATCAGAGACATTTAATTGA
- the oit3 gene encoding oncoprotein-induced transcript 3 protein isoform X2 gives MMQYHFRNMMLFWLNVLLREAFQVTAVTLDPCSAYNSLNEPWRNTEYHINQSGVTLCDSHMSGEWYRFTGMAGDAMPTFCISENHCGTHAPIWLNGSHPQPQEGIVTLPVCASFGDDCCHWNARVDVKACTGGYFVYRLPRPSVCFHVYCGHFYDICDDVPCAGSICPESECRCAPGTVLGPDGQTCLDVNECEKANGGCAEVCVNTKGSRRCECGPGRVLDEAGLNCREMAGCHVNNGGCSHGCSSLHDSYRCHCPRGLQLSYDLHTCQVPVECNPGSIIVSVPKDIVGGLDLFLSNSSCRGISNGTHINLNFSLKTCGTAVEVTDDKIVATNLVTGLPRANPGSSNDLIVRTSKLMLPITCEFPREYQVSDGYQASQHSSALELAGHSEGVFPFSLELFKNSEFSEPYRTPPHLSLHDSLFFGVEPKERVEGLSALVESCFATPGPKADQALKYYLIKDGCISDETVTQHSSKDQLSKHYQVPVFKFIGKENRVFLHCQVLVCGVGGSRCALPCRGRVRRGAPSQEQHTLSGGPIFILPEPSSQTDSNSRDVLQSETFN, from the exons CCCTGGACCCATGTTCTGCCTACAACAGCCTGAATGAACCATGGAGGAACACAGAGTATCACATCAACCAGTCCGGAGTGACTCTCTGCGATAGCCACATGTCCGGGGAGTGGTATCGCTTCACAGGAATGGCGGGGGACGCCATGCCCACCTTCTGCATCTCTGAGAACCACTGCGGCACCCACGCTCCTATCTGGCTCAATGGCAGCCACCCTCAGCCACAGGAAGGCATCGTCACTCTGCCAGTGTGCGCCAGTTTTGGGGACGACTGCTGCCACTGGAATGCCAGAGTGGACGTGAAGGCCTGCACTGGGGGTTACTTTGTGTATCGCCTGCCCAGACCTTCAGTTTGCTTCCATGTCTATTGTGGTC ATTTCTATGACATCTGTGATGACGTTCCATGTGCCGGTTCAATATGTCCTGAGTCGGAATGTCGCTGTGCTCCTGGAACAGTTCTGGGTCCAGACGGACAAACGTGCCTGG ATGTGAACGAGTGTGAGAAGGCCAATGGTGGCTGTGCAGAGGTCTGCGTCAACACCAAAGGATCCAGACGGTGTGAGTGCGGTCCGGGTCGAGTGCTGGATGAGGCCGGGCTCAACTGTCGAG AGATGGCAGGCTGCCATGTAAACAATGGAGGCTGCAGCCATGGCTGCTCGTCACTGCACGACTCCTACCGGTGTCACTGTCCTCGAGGACTGCAACTGAGCTATGACTTACATACATGTCAGg TGCCAGTCGAGTGCAATCCCGGCTCCATCATAGTGTCAGTACCAAAGGACATTGTTGGAGGATTGGACCTCTTTCTTTCCAACTCATCATGTCGGGGTATCTCTAATGGCACACATATCAACCTGAACTTCAGTCTCAAGACATGTGGCACTGCTGTAGAG GTGACAGATGACAAGATAGTGGCAACCAACCTGGTGACAGGTCTTCCCAGGGCCAACCCGGGTAGCAGCAATGACCTGATAGTACGCACCAGTAAGTTAATGTTGCCAATCACCTGTGAGTTTCCCAGGGAGTACCAAGTGTCTGATGGATACCAGGCAAGTCAGCACAGCTCAGCCTTGGAGCTGGCCGGCCACAGCGAGGGAGTCTTCCCCTTCTCGCTGGAGCTCTTCAAGAACTCTGAGTTCTCGGAGCCTTACCGCACGCCGCCTCATCTGAGCCTTCACGACTCCCTCTTCTTCGGGGTTGAGCCCAAAGAGAGAGTGGAGGGCCTTTCTGCCCTGGTAGAGAGCTGCTTTGCAACACCAGGGCCCAAAGCTGACCAGGCCCTAAAATATTACCTCATCAAAGATGG ATGTATTTCGGATGAAACAGTTACTCAGCACTCATCCAAGGACCAACTCTCCAAGCACTACCAGGTCCCTGTCTTCAAGTTCATTGGCAAGGAGAACCGG GTCTTCCTCCACTGCCAGGTGTTGGTATGCGGCGTGGGAGGGTCTCGTTGCGCTCTGCCTTGTCGGGGACGTGTCCGTCGTGGCGCCCCATCTCAGGAGCAGCACACATTGAGCGGGGGCCCCATCTTCATCCTGCCCGAGCCGAGCAGCCAGACGGATTCAAATTCAAGAGATGTGTTGCAATCAGAGACATTTAATTGA
- the pla2g12b gene encoding group XIIB secretory phospholipase A2-like protein: MLLRAVALLLLLCVTAGVCATLGHYQSTAQQEDAPAVDPLNTAVEDAKPHEDLNNELAEVLPNKTPEVVEGPGERNQDVEAQHQPSQYEEEVGESNEIEPVQMNISAPLDKNNNRWSLMSIRNSFQMMHGYFDSLVELVGGHNGICQYRCRYGERPQPRPGYKHQEPNGCSSSMVGFQLDLGIPAISECCNQLDVCYDNCGINKYDCDTKFRSCLHNICSDLKRSLGFVSKVQACESMADALYNTVWTLGCRPYMNSQRAACVCEGEERDEL, encoded by the exons ATGTTGCTCCGGGCCGTCGCTCTCCTGCTGCTCCTTTGTGTGACTGCCGGTGTGTGTGCCACGCTGGGCCACTACCAGTCCACAGCACAGCAGGAGGACGCTCCTGCAGTGGATCCACTAAACACTGCTGTAGAAGACGCTAAACCCCACGAGGACCTGAACAACGAACTCGCTGAAGTATTACCGAACAAAACTCCTGAAGTAGTCGAAGGGCCGGGAGAAAGAAACCAAGATGTGGAAGCCCAGCATCAACCTTCTCAGTACGAAGAAGAGGTGGGGGAGAGCAATGAGATAGAGCCAGTTCAAATGAACATTTCCGCACcacttgacaaaaacaacaataggtGGAGCCTCATGTCGATTAGAAACAGTTTCCAAATGATGCATGGCTACTTTGACTCCCTGGTGGAGCTGGTGGGGGGCCACAATGGTATTTGTCAGTATCGCTGCAGATATG GAGAACGGCCTCAGCCTCGTCCTGGCTACAAGCACCAAGAGCCCAATGGCTGCAGCTCTTCCATGGTGGGATTCCAG CTTGATCTTGGCATCCCTGCCATTTCTGAGTGCTGTAACCAGCTTGATGTGTGCTACGACAACTGTGGCATCAACAAGTACGACTGTGACACCAAATTCCGCTCTTGTCTTCATAACATTTGCTCTGACCTCAAGAGGAGTCTCGGCTTTGTGTCCAAAGTACAAG CCTGCGAGTCCATGGCAGATGCCTTGTACAACACAGTGTGGACTCTTGGATGCCGGCCTTACATGAACAGCCAGAGGGCAGCATGTGTTTGTGAAGGAGAGGAGAGGGATGAACTGTGA